The nucleotide window TCAATCAGCAACATGTCGCCAACGCGCTGGGCACTCTGTTCCTGCAAAAGCGCGTCAAACTGCTTACCGCCGCCACAAAAATTGGCATAGGAGCTGTCACCGAGGGCGATAATGCCGTAGTGAACGTCCGGCTGATAACCGAGCTGGTCTTTAATCCCCTGGAAAAGCGGTACGATGCTGTCAGGTAAGTCGCCCTGGCCTGTTGTGGAGGTCACAACCAGAATGTATTTGTCTTTGTACTTTTCC belongs to Enterobacter cloacae and includes:
- a CDS encoding flavodoxin, giving the protein MAEVGIFVGTMYGNSLLVAEEAEAILANQGHKATVYEDPELADWEKYKDKYILVVTSTTGQGDLPDSIVPLFQGIKDQLGYQPDVHYGIIALGDSSYANFCGGGKQFDALLQEQSAQRVGDMLLIDAGEHPEPESESNPWVEHWATLLK